In Pirellulales bacterium, the following proteins share a genomic window:
- a CDS encoding BMC domain-containing protein, giving the protein MQSAIGLVETKGLVALVEATDAMAKAANVQIVKRVSIGGGLVTTVVSGDVGSVRAAVEAGAAAAQHVGDLVSSHVIPRPAEGLSAAYLS; this is encoded by the coding sequence ATGCAAAGTGCAATCGGGTTAGTCGAAACCAAAGGGCTGGTGGCGCTCGTCGAAGCCACCGATGCCATGGCCAAAGCGGCCAATGTGCAAATCGTGAAGCGAGTTTCCATCGGCGGCGGCCTGGTCACCACCGTCGTGTCCGGCGATGTCGGCAGCGTGCGGGCAGCAGTCGAAGCCGGTGCGGCGGCGGCGCAGCACGTGGGCGATTTAGTCAGCAGCCACGTCATCCCCCGCCCGGCCGAAGGACTGTCGGCGGCTTATTTGTCGTAA
- a CDS encoding BMC domain-containing protein — MAKTMEALGMIETKGFVALIEASDAMMKAANVQFLGWDKVGSGLVTAFVTGDVAAVKAATDAGAAAAGRIGEVVSVQVIPRPHDDIGVVLPASKRSAGGAD, encoded by the coding sequence ATGGCAAAAACGATGGAAGCGCTCGGCATGATCGAGACCAAGGGCTTTGTGGCCTTGATCGAAGCCAGCGACGCAATGATGAAAGCCGCCAACGTGCAGTTCCTCGGCTGGGACAAAGTTGGCAGCGGATTGGTCACGGCCTTTGTCACCGGCGACGTGGCTGCGGTCAAAGCCGCCACCGATGCCGGCGCCGCCGCCGCCGGACGAATTGGCGAAGTGGTTAGCGTGCAAGTCATTCCCCGCCCGCACGACGATATCGGCGTGGTGCTGCCGGCCAGCAAACGTTCAGCGGGTGGTGCGGACTGA
- a CDS encoding acetate/propionate family kinase: MKILVANLGSTSFKYRLFDMADQRQLARGGVERIGSSESKCFVQIGSQRRELTAQVPDHVAAVQMCLKQLSDPAGGCLQDASEVAAIGFKAVHGGKFSGVQRVTAEVLAAMETMNSVAPAHNPPYIAAMRQMSEKLPGIPLVAAFETGFHATIPPRLRAYAAPYEWAEKHQICRWGFHGASHRYISQRMRELTGRSDLRIISCHLGGSSSLCAIRDGKSVAVSMGMSPQSGLPQNNRVGEFDPFALPVVMQATGKSLDAVLNDLAEHGGLLGLSGTSGDVRDLEEAAARGNARAKLALDVFISSVRHYLGAYLVELGGAEVIVFTGGIGENSAGVRAAVCAGLEELGIVLDPAHNAVASGEATIHADRSRVQLWVAPTNEEIVVARQAKALLEGKT; the protein is encoded by the coding sequence ATGAAAATCCTCGTTGCCAATTTGGGTTCCACCAGCTTTAAGTATCGGCTGTTCGACATGGCCGATCAGCGGCAACTTGCGCGCGGCGGCGTGGAGCGAATTGGCTCTTCGGAGAGCAAATGCTTTGTGCAAATCGGCAGCCAGCGGCGCGAACTGACGGCCCAAGTCCCCGATCATGTCGCCGCGGTGCAAATGTGTCTGAAGCAATTGTCCGATCCGGCCGGCGGATGTTTGCAGGATGCCAGCGAGGTGGCGGCCATCGGTTTCAAAGCGGTGCATGGAGGCAAGTTCAGCGGCGTGCAGCGCGTGACCGCCGAAGTGCTGGCTGCCATGGAAACCATGAACAGCGTGGCCCCGGCCCACAATCCCCCTTACATCGCGGCCATGCGGCAAATGAGCGAGAAACTCCCTGGCATTCCCCTGGTGGCCGCGTTCGAAACCGGCTTTCACGCTACTATTCCGCCTCGGCTCCGGGCTTATGCTGCTCCCTACGAGTGGGCCGAAAAGCATCAGATTTGCCGTTGGGGATTTCACGGTGCAAGCCATCGCTACATTTCGCAACGGATGCGGGAGCTAACCGGTCGCAGCGATTTACGAATTATCTCGTGCCATTTGGGCGGGTCGAGTTCGCTGTGTGCTATTCGCGATGGCAAAAGCGTGGCCGTAAGCATGGGCATGAGTCCCCAATCAGGCTTGCCGCAAAACAACCGCGTGGGTGAATTCGATCCGTTCGCGCTGCCCGTCGTGATGCAAGCGACCGGAAAATCGCTCGATGCAGTGTTGAACGATTTGGCCGAGCACGGCGGCCTGTTGGGACTGAGCGGAACCAGCGGCGACGTGCGCGATTTGGAAGAAGCTGCCGCCCGTGGCAACGCGCGTGCGAAATTGGCGCTCGATGTGTTCATTAGCAGTGTGCGGCATTATTTGGGAGCGTATTTGGTGGAACTCGGCGGAGCCGAAGTCATCGTGTTTACCGGAGGCATTGGCGAGAACAGTGCCGGCGTTCGCGCCGCCGTGTGCGCCGGCCTGGAAGAATTGGGCATCGTGCTCGATCCGGCTCACAATGCCGTGGCCAGCGGCGAAGCCACCATTCATGCCGACCGGAGCCGCGTCCAGTTATGGGTGGCGCCCACGAATGAAGAAATTGTTGTCGCCCGGCAGGCAAAGGCATTGCTCGAAGGAAAAACTTAG
- a CDS encoding EutN/CcmL family microcompartment protein has product MFLAKVTGAVVATQKTEAMVGHKLLVVEPYRLESDKRRSLVTTGRTFVAVDTVGAGEGEFVLITQGSSARLTPETKNLPIDAVIIGIVDTVDVGQTRVFSREAVSS; this is encoded by the coding sequence ATGTTTCTCGCAAAAGTCACTGGAGCGGTCGTCGCCACGCAAAAAACTGAGGCAATGGTCGGCCACAAATTGTTGGTCGTTGAGCCGTATCGGTTGGAAAGCGATAAACGCCGGTCGTTAGTCACCACCGGTCGAACGTTTGTAGCTGTCGACACTGTTGGCGCCGGCGAAGGAGAATTCGTCCTCATCACGCAGGGCTCCAGCGCCCGGCTGACTCCCGAAACGAAAAACTTGCCCATCGACGCAGTCATCATCGGTATCGTCGACACCGTCGATGTCGGCCAAACGCGCGTATTCAGTCGAGAAGCGGTTAGCAGTTAG